CATCCTTAAAAGTGGGCGGATAAACTCGGAGCCTCTTAAACTCTATAAAAGCTTGAGCATCACTGCGAATACAGACACGATCAAAACCACCGCAGGATATTTCTTATCACAGATAATTTAAACGAAGTGTCCGCTCATTATTTCAGTGCAGTTGGGTAAGGTTggttttgtttcaaataaatgtatgtaacGTTAGTTCCTAAATTTTCCAGTGTTCTTGATATTTACGGGTATCACGAGCCGCACttgtatgtttattcatttttagaagCACTATTACATTAGTATGTTTTTGATTGAACTTGTTTATGAATGGGTTAACGCTGTTAATTGAGTATGAATGAGTCAGTGAACGGGCGCAAACAGAACTGGACCGATCCGGTTACAAACGGTACTTCTATCATACGTCAACGTTAAAGGTACTTCAACTGAAAACTACAGATTTAAACGAATTGATCCTGTAATATACAATTAGTGCTTTTAAACGTTCTGTTTAGGCCTTCATCTAAGtagaacattttttatataaattcgaTGATGATAGATCTGGTGATCTGGCAACCGGCATTTATGTCTACGGTCGCTGGAGATTTAAGATGGATTAACAGTTGGTTTTAATAACAGAGCCCAAATCTTTTTAGAAAGCCAAAAGCATCTTGTATACTCGTGTCGTTCGGGATATTAGTACACCCGTAATACCTTTTTTAAATAGTCATCTCCGCGTAAACGATTTTAGGTGATGCAACCATCAGTGTATCTTGCCTGACCACGTCCCTGTAACCACGTGTTTCTCGTCCCTGACGTCTAAAATAATTATCCACAACacttaaattaatatgaaataccAATAGCTAAATGCTTGCAGCTAATCTAATTCATTTTCTTTCCAGGACATTTGACATAAACGGACAAAATGAGCAACGATACAGAAGTGGATATGAAAGATGTGGAGCTGAATGAGGTGGAGCAGGAGAAGCAGCCCATGACGGAGGGGGAGGCTGGAAATAATTATGCTATCTCGCCTGTATCTGAGAAGAATGGCATTGTGAAGGTGAAGATTCCAGATGAGGAGAGCAAATTCACTGGGTTATCCAAAGAAGAACTCATGAAAGTAGCTGGAACGCCAGGGTATGGAACGCACCTGTGGTTAAACCttattttctttcagattttgCAGTTTGTAGATGGTTAAAGTTCGTTGGGCACTTCTGATTACTGTTATCTTTTTGTGAATAGGTGGGTTAAAGTTCGTTGGGCACTTCTGATCCTGTTCTGGCTTGGTTGGCTGGGCATGCTAGCTGGTGCGATTGCCATCATTATTCAAGCTCCTCGATGCAAGCCCCTCCCTGAGATGAACTGGTGGAACTACGGACCACTGTACCAGATTGGAGATGTGAACTCCTTTACAAAGTCTTCAGATCTGAAAGGTAAAGACCAATGACTCAATCGACCAACATCCAAGCAGCCAAAATAGATCTTATGGGAAGGATTGCAGGGATGGGTTAGTTTAGGGATAAAAGGCGGATGTCAGGCTCTGAACATGTTGAAAAGCATTAATTGCTCTGTCCTTTTGCTGCTGAATCAACAAATCTGGTTTCCTCCCTTATCCACTTCCATGCCATCCTGTTTGCTCAGCTCATATATCAGTCTGCGGACTGTATTAAAGGAGTACCATATTGATTTTAAAGCAAGGGTGGCAGAACCTCTtgtaatgtatacatttaaaaaaaataatgtgaggTACAATGAAGTCCATATTAACATGAACATTAACCATgaccataaacataaaaaatccaTTATCTTCAATAATATTCAACAATACAGCATATACTTAATTCAAATTCTGACTGGTTACCCCTCAGCTGTGGCTGAAAAGGTTCAGGCGATGGATGAGTTGAAGATGAAGGGTCTGATCATTGGCCCGATCCATGAGTCCAGTGATGATGAGCCCGAGAAACTGAAACTGACTGAGATTTCTAAAGAGGCTGGTAATCTGATACAGTTTCAAGAAGTCATTAAGGCTGCCAACAAGAGAGGTGAGCTATAGTTTGCTTTATAAAATGAAGCATTTGCTACTTCTGTTTcttgatgtttcttttttatttgttttttatacacTGCCTGGCCAAAATGACTgtcatttaaataagcaaatactaATATTGTACTGTCATGGCATTTAATATAAGCATACTGTATGTTTGGTAATGATTATTTTAACACTAACTGATGCAGTGTcacattttatttctcaaacaaCTATGTCAGAAGACATACCCATGTCAGTATTCCAGGATTACAATGACAAAGTTCATCAAGctcaaaatttaattatattaattactaCAATAATGAAACATTAATTACTACAATAATGATCCAATTATCCAGGCAttgtgtataatataattatttcattatatgtttttcagttaattgtatttttattttgacctcTAGGTATCTCTGTTGTTTTGGACCTGACCCCTAACTATAAAGGCAAAGAGCCCTGGTTTTCCGATGCTGTCAGCACTGTGGTCAAACTTGAGGTATGACCTTGACTGTGAGCAATAGATCTGGATCATTTCTTAACTTTCTTAATCTACGTTGTCACTTGAAGTTGATTTGTGTACTTGCGTTTTCAGAGTAATAATTGTGACTTTTGCCTTTGCAGTCTGCTCTGGTGCATTGGCTAAAAGAAGGAGTAGATGGATTCCTCTTCTACGGTGTCGAGAAGGTGTCCACTGTAGCCCCGACCCTTTGGgaggacataaaaataaaaatccacaaacaaacagattaacttttaaaaacaaaaaagagaacaATCCTATTACATAACAGACCCACCAATCTTCATTAGTGGACATTCACTCTTTTGTGAGGTAAAGGAGCCACCTTGTGGTGGCTGGTAGGAATTTTTTACAAACTGAACTTCTGTCAAGAGACACGAGTGGGCCGTTTCTTGGTTTGAAATTGTGTTGCCAGCCAAACAGCTCCATATGGTGCTCAGTACTTCTATTAAACGCTGACTTTTTTCCTTCCAGGGTGTTAATTGGTGTTACAGATCATTCCTCTCCTGATGACATCATTGCTGTGTTGAACAAAACTGGTGTGGACCTGCTCCTCACTGGTGCTTTAAGATCCACATCTGCTCTGGACATTGCCCATACCGTTGATCGCTTGTATTCCGCGTACGGTCAGACCAGACTGGCTTGGAACATAGGTGGTCGTATTGCTGGACAACTTTCTTCATTGGTGGGGCTTGCCAAAGTCAAGTTGAATCAGCTGCTGCTGCTCACTCTGCCAGGCACACCGGTGTTTAATTATGGGGATAAGATTGGACTGCAAGATGAGGTGAGTAAACTGAAGATTTTCATCAAGAGAATTCCGACAGATCCAGGTGTTTTCCAGGGAACAGATCCTAAAATTTCCATTTATCATACCAAAAAACCAGACCAAAAAACCCGACCATGGAATGGGAAGACTCTCAAGAAAATCTGACAGTGGTAAGGAGCATATGCACACCGTGCTGAATCTCCAAAGTGACCCTATCCAGTGTTGTGACTAGCAGCTTTagttacattttcatgttttgcttTACAGAGCAAGAAGGATGAAATGACCACTTTCTGTAAATTCTTCAAAACCGTGAGTGAAAAAAGGTCGAAAGAGCGCTCTTTGCAGCACGGAGAATACTTGCCTTTGTTCAACTCCACCTCCGCCATGGCCTATGTGCGAAGCTGGGACCAGAATGAACGCTACCTCATTGCACTCAACTGGCACCCAAAAGAAACTGTCACTCTTCACCTAAAACATGCTGAGATTCCTGAACATGCTACAGTAGTGTTCAGTACTAGTGATGATAAACGCGTTGATGAAGTGATTAACCTTGCACAACTCGAGGTGAAGCCAGAACAGGGTATAATGCTGAAGTTCCCTTACACTCCCTGAAGACACATTGTAAACTCACAGTTAGTGTAAGGATGTTGATTTGTTTGGCCATCCTGTTACAATATTTATCCTTTAGTACAAAAACACTGGCATATATTATCACACTGTACTGTTACATACATCACATGCACTACATGACTACTAAACTAAACTTTGAGTTGGTAGTTATATTTTGTCCTGTTACTTGGAATACATTCCATAGGAAGAAAaaaggatttgtttttatttgatacctttttaaggttatttttgtttgttttgtttttaaaatgtactggAATTCTGCACACTAAAAATGTTCAAAACTACAAtggctgttccttatatgtaatGAGGACAAATATGCATGAAAATGAAAGCTGTTGACAATAAATTAAGTGGAGCAGTTcgtctttgttgtttgttttgtcattgtaTTTATTAAGGTGGGGTTCCCTCATCTATTTTCATAAGTGTTGCCAGCATAATGAGATGTAACAGAGAAATGGCTGAATTATTAAAATCGACCACCATAAAATGGAGCACCTCTCATTGTCTCCAGCATAGCATGATATCAGGTGTCTCTACTGATGACTTCTTTATTTAGAACTATTCATTATGCACATTGAGAACTCAGTCTCACCTGGATATTTTAACTCATTACAAATTTATGAACCCCTACTGAGATCGGCTCAGTGCCTAAGAGTGATGAGGGAACTGTATCAAGTGTGTATGATGTCTGAAAGAACAGACCtaaaaaacacaagaaacaaaacGTCTTGATGAAAGATATTCTTCGTACAGTTTAGATCTAAAAGGAAGTAAAACCTTAATTAGAAATGTGTATGAAGTCTTTCTGATGTATTAGTTTCCTTCTTGTGTCCTCTACCTTTTCACAACTCAAACTTGGGACCACAAACCTTACCAAGAACCTTTACTTTTAGGCAATGCGCCATGGTCGCTTAATTCTAAGCTAAGGGCGTTTTTGAGTTAAACACTATTTCTTTAAGTTAAACGCACTTTATTTCTCTAAATTACATATTCAAAATCATTGTATTGGCCATAAAAAcgaaataacaacaaaaaaaatacccCTTACATGACACTATTCTAGCCTCTCAATCACACCACTATATCCACAAAATGCACTAGTCGGTTTCCTGCGTCTGTCTCTTTAAGAACTGCTCTCTTCGAGGACTCCCTGACGCATTGCAGGTGGCTGAAAACCAATCAAAAGACACTTCCTAGGTCAGCTGACGAGGGCCATCAGACTTCTATATATAAACTCTCCGGACCATCCATTCAAATCTGAAAGCCACCGTCGTATGTTATGGCTTTTGAAAAGAATAATCCTAAAATAGAAACTTACAGTCGATAAACAACGCCGTATGATATATCGGTTATATAAACGAAAACGGGACAGTTTCACTGCGCAATTTAGAGTTCGAACATTTCGGCTACGTGGCGGAGGAAGACCATAGTAACAGATTTACTTTCAACCAAAGCACCAACCCAcattgaaactaaaattaaattcaaatggaTCTCGAAATTTGGCACAGCAGCAGAAGCTAGTGCTTGACAATAACaccactggagaaaaaaaaactcttattccCTTTATTTCCTGTACCTAACAAAATAACAACGtacacaacaaaaaattacaataataaacaagCATAAATAACTCTTTATCCTAATAGCTAAAGTGCAGCGTAGCTACAAAAATGGCTGAGCGTCCATGGCGAAGTGATAGGTGTGAATGGGCTACTGTTAGCTTAGCTCCTCGCGAGCTAACCGTCATTCTGTTGAAAGCGCGCGAGCTCCCGGGCTAACGTCACTTCAACGGGTTACACAGTCTTCATATTTCTCAATGTGGAATAAACAGCTTTAAGCTTTCTGTGATGTTTTGCAGCGCTTTCTCTAACCGCTAATGGGCGTGCCGTGAGATATTTACAGCAGAAAATGCGCTATGCTAGCACATCCTTGACTGGTTCCCTTTTGCTAGCTCACCTCATGACAACCTAAGAAAGATACAGATATAAAACCAactaacataaatcaaaaatctCCCTCACCTACAGCAAAAATAACCTGTAGCGTCCTTTGTGCCAGAATAACCCTGTTTTTTCTAATATATCCGTCACAGCATGCTTGTAGTTCCCCACAGCATACGCACTAATTCATTTAGATGGCCTTTAAGTAACTTTAAACCACATTATGgaccaataaaaaacacacatgttAATGTGTTCAAATACAGCAGGATAGTGTGCCTTTAAATCGGTTTGCAATTTTCTAATTTACAACGCCAGAGCTAGGCGTTGTAGTCCTGAATGACATCATCAAACAGGTATCAGGTGTTAAACACGTTCCGCTCAGTTTAACACGCAATAAACGCAACTGAGCTTCGGACtgaaatgaaacatttgaaaatataccaatgctattaaaataacttttttctctttttgtgtccTTCCTATAGGCTGATCAGCTAACAGAGGAGCAGATTGCTGGTATGGAAAATTAACCTTTGCTTCAAACCTTTACCTCAAATCAGCAATTTCAATGGTATGCAatacattttctatttcttttcagAATTCAAGGAGGCCTTCTCCTTATTTGACAAAGACGGTGATGGCACCATCACTACTAAAGAGTTAGGGACTGTCATGCGGTCTTTGGGCCAGAATCCTACAGAGGCAGAGCTTCAGGATATGATCAATGAAGTTGATGCTGATGGTTAGGAAGCCCTTCCACAAATAATTCCATGTTACAATTGCTCTTCTCTTTTTCTAAATCTGTTGGCTTTTTCCGCCCTTCAGGCAATGGAACAATTGATTTCCCAGAGTTCCTTACAATGATGGCCAGGAAGATGAAGGATACGGATAGCGAGGAGGAGATCAGAGAAGCATTCAGAGTTTTTGATAAGGTATAGAAGAGTACTTGCTTAAAAAATCCTCTAAATGAAGGAAACTCCTATATCAGTGCAGCAGAGttgcgtcaaaaaaaaaaatgtggaaagaaTGTTCATCTGTCTCAATGATTAATGCTTTACAGGATGGAAACGGCTATATCAGTGCAGCAGAGTTGCGTCATGTCATGACAAATCTGGGGGAGAAGCATGAGATGAACCAAGAGGAAGATATTAACCGTGACGCACAAATCAACTATGAAGGTAATTCCAAACAATAATGTCATTaccaaatattaaatttatt
This window of the Cyprinus carpio isolate SPL01 chromosome A21, ASM1834038v1, whole genome shotgun sequence genome carries:
- the slc3a2b gene encoding LOW QUALITY PROTEIN: solute carrier family 3 member 2b (The sequence of the model RefSeq protein was modified relative to this genomic sequence to represent the inferred CDS: substituted 1 base at 1 genomic stop codon), with product MSNDTEVDMKDVELNEVEQEKQPMTEGEAGNNYAISPVSEKNGIVKVKIPDEESKFTGLSKEELMKVAGTPGWVKVRWALLILFWLGWLGMLAGAIAIIIQAPRCKPLPEMNWWNYGPLYQIGDVNSFTKSSDLKAVAEKVQAMDELKMKGLIIGPIHESSDDEPEKLKLTEISKEAGNLIQFQEVIKAANKRGISVVLDLTPNYKGKEPWFSDAVSTVVKLESALVHWLKEGVDGFLFYGVEKVSTVAPTLWEDIKIKIHKQTDXLLKTKKVLIGVTDHSSPDDIIAVLNKTGVDLLLTGALRSTSALDIAHTVDRLYSAYGQTRLAWNIGGRIAGQLSSLVGLAKVKLNQLLLLTLPGTPVFNYGDKIGLQDEVSKLKIFIKRIPTESKKDEMTTFCKFFKTVSEKRSKERSLQHGEYLPLFNSTSAMAYVRSWDQNERYLIALNWHPKETVTLHLKHAEIPEHATVVFSTSDDKRVDEVINLAQLEVKPEQGIMLKFPYTP
- the calm3b gene encoding calmodulin 3b (phosphorylase kinase, delta), with protein sequence MRSLGQNPTEAELQDMINEVDADGNGTIDFPEFLTMMARKMKDTDSEEEIREAFRVFDKDGNGYISAAELRHVMTNLGEKHEMNQEEDINRDAQINYEEFVQMMTAK